The following nucleotide sequence is from uncultured Draconibacterium sp..
AAATTCCACTTTTTTATTAAAAAAGTGTAATTTTCAGCAAGTAATCAAAACAGATTTCCAATAATCTGGGAAAATCAAAAATCAAAGGACAAAATTTAAATTTTACTGCATAATACATTTAATGAAAAACACATTTATTATGGTCAAAAAACTGCTTTACTTGTGCTTTTCCGGGATGCTTATATTTATGAGCTCCGGACTAAAAGCGCAGTCTGACACCGGGTTTGGGAAATACCACACCAACCAGGAGATTCAGCAAATTTTAAAAGAATTTTCTTCGGGAAATGCCAAATTACACACCATTGCCGAAAGTCCGGGAGGCGAACCAATTACCGTATTGGAAATTGGCACAAACCTCGACGATGTTCCCGCAATTTTTGTAGGTGCCAATTTTGAGGGTAATGTGCCGCTGGCATCGGAAGGTGCGTTATACCTGGCGCAACTACTGCTCGATTCCACAGCCTACACAGAAGATGTAAAATGGTATATCATGGCTCAGCCAAACCCTGATGCTGCTGCCGATTATTTCTCGGAATTAAAAACCGGAAAAGCCACTAACCTCTTCAAAGTAAATAACGATGGCGATGAAGCAACAGATGAAGATGGTCCGGACGATTTGAACGGCGACGGGCTGATCACTCAAATGCGCATTAAAAGCATTGATGGCAGTTATATCGTTTCGGAGAAAGACGCGCGACTGATGAAAAAAGCCGATAAAACAAAAGGCGAGCGCGGCGAATATAAGATACTGACGGAAGGAATTGACAACGACACCGACGGTAAATACAACGAAGATGGTACCGGTGGAATTAACGTAGGAATTGCCTTCCCGCACCTTTTCCCCTACGAAAATAAGGAGGCCGGTTTGTTTGCCGGTCAAACTCCTGAGGTGTATGGTATACTTCGTTTTATTTTCGACCGCCCAGAGATTTCAATGGTGTATACATTGGGAACATCAAACTTCTGTCTGGTTCCGCCAAAAGGAGGCCGTAAAGGTGATGCTAACCTTGAGCGAATTAAAATACCTCGTCGCTATGTCAGCATGCTTAATGCCGATGCCAGTAGAACATATACGATGGATGAAACAATCGAATTGTTTAAAGCAGTTGTTTCGGAAGGCACAGAAGTAACTCCTGCACTGGTTGCTAGTTATCTTAGTCTGGGAGCGGCTCTGAATCCTATGAAAGACGACCTGGTTTTCTATAATAAATATGCTGAAGACTATAAAAAGTACCTGAAAGCAAAAGACTTCAGCACCGAAATGCTCGACCCAATTCCGGCAAAAGATGGTTCGTTTGAATTATGGGCCTATTATCACCTTGGAGTGCCATCGTTTAGTATGCAACTATTCTCGGTTCCGAAAGTAAAAGAAGAAGAGAAAAAAGATGATGATAGCGATGACTCTGAGGACAAGAAAAAGAAAGAAGAAAAGTCGGAGAAAAAAGATGAGCTGAGCGAAAAAGACAAAGCACTGCTGGCCTATTCTGATGCAGAACTGGACGGAGCAGGATTTGTTGCCTGGACAAAAGTGGATCATCCCGATTTTGATGAAGTAGAAGTAGGCGGTTATGCGCCTTACCTGGAAACAACGCCGAAAGCAGACAAGATTGAGTCCTTACTGGCAACACAATTGCCCTGGTTGCTCAAATTGTCAACCGAACTTCCTGAGTTTGCAATTGCCGACAAAAAAGTGACCGACATGGGTGGAGGTATTTATAAACTGGAATTGTATGTAGCCAACAATGGTGCACTTCCCTACCCCATTTCTATGGGACAGCGAAATGGTCAGCCCGCTCCTGTAATTCTTACGCTCGATGGCGATATGGAATTACTGGAAGGAAAACTGCGCACACCTGTTGGTGCAATTGGTGCCAACCAGGTTAAAAAATACACCTGGCTGCTGAAGGCAAGTAAAAACAAAAGTATTACTGCCGGAATTGAGTCGGCCGTTTTTACCGATGTAGTTGAACAAATTAAAATTGGAGGTTAATCATGATACGCAAAATATTTTCTTTATTAGCAATATTCTCGTTGGCCGTAACCGTATTTGCCGCCAATGAACCGAAGATTGAAGTACCACTACGTTTCGACCGTTATTACGATTACGATGATGTGGTAAAAGCGCTGGAAGTACTTCATGAGGCTTATCCGGAAATGACTAAACTGGAATCGATTGGAGAAAGCGAAGAAGGATTAAAGATCTACGCGCTTACCATCAACAATAAAAAAACCGGTGCAGAACACGACAAACCGGGAGTTTGGGTTGACGGAAACATTCACGGTAACGAGATTCAGGCCGGTGAAGTATGCCTATACTACGCCAATATGCTGCTTACAAAATATGGCAAAAACGAGCAGATTACAAAAGCTGTCGACAGCAATGTTCATTACATTATTCCGGTGGTGAATGTAGATGGCCGCAATCACTTTTTTAAAGATGCACATACGCCAAGCTCGAGCAGAAGTATACGTGTACCGAAAGATGATGACGGCGATGGTTTATTCGACGAAGATGCCCCGGATGATCTGGATGGCGACGGCAGCATTTGCCAGATGCGTATAAAAGATCCTAACGGAAATTATAAACCCGATCCGGAAGATCCACGAATTATGGTTCGTGTAAAACCCGGGGAGAAAGGTGAATACACCATCCTCGGCTCGGAAGGAATTGATAACGATGGCGACGGAAGATTTAACGAAGATGCTGAAGGATATCTCGATCCGAACCGTAACTGGGGTTTTCACTGGCAGCCGCCTTACGTTCAGCGAGGAGCCGGAAACTTTCCGTTTTCAGGTGTTGGCATTAAAGCTGTTGATGAATTTGCAGCCAAACACCCCAACATCATTGTAAACTTTTCATTCCACAACTCAGGCGGTATGTGGCTACGTGTTCCTGCTGATGACAAGACATCTATTCCGTCAACGGATATTGCTGCTTATGATGTAATTGGTAAAGAAGCGATAAAAATTACTCCGGGTTATGTTTATATGCCATCGTACGAGCTTTATCCAACATATGGCGACTCGGACGGACAGATGTTCTATGTGCATGGCTCGTATACTTTTGTTGGCGAATTGTTTATGCGCGAGGATGAGACTTATAAAGAAAAAAGCGACAAACCTTCTACAAGCAGCAGTCGTACGGAACGTAATCGCGAACAGTTGAAGTTTAACGACAACGTGGTTCAGGGCGAATTATATAAAGAGTGGAAACCTTACAACCATCCCGTTTACGGCGAAATTGAAATTGGTGGCTGGGTGAAAATGAGCTCACGTTTACCACATCCGTTTATGTTGCCCGATTTGGTGCACCGCAATGCTTCAGTGGTTTTGCTGGCAGCCAACGAAACACCAAAAGTGGAAATGGATGTTTTTGAGGTAAAAGAGCTGGACAATAACCTGAAACGAATTCGGGTTCGCTTAACAAACAAGAACGGTTTATCGACCATGACGGCCCAGGCTGTAAAAGATAAGTTGTATACCATCGACCACCTGAAAGTTTCGGGAGCCAAAGTTATTGCCGGTGGAAAAATTAACGATTACCGCCTCGACCAGGTAAGTTATAAAGAACATAAACCTGAAGTTCAGTTCTTTGCCATTCCGGGACACAGTAGTGCAGAATATGAATTTATTGTTCAAGGC
It contains:
- a CDS encoding M14 family metallopeptidase, whose amino-acid sequence is MKNTFIMVKKLLYLCFSGMLIFMSSGLKAQSDTGFGKYHTNQEIQQILKEFSSGNAKLHTIAESPGGEPITVLEIGTNLDDVPAIFVGANFEGNVPLASEGALYLAQLLLDSTAYTEDVKWYIMAQPNPDAAADYFSELKTGKATNLFKVNNDGDEATDEDGPDDLNGDGLITQMRIKSIDGSYIVSEKDARLMKKADKTKGERGEYKILTEGIDNDTDGKYNEDGTGGINVGIAFPHLFPYENKEAGLFAGQTPEVYGILRFIFDRPEISMVYTLGTSNFCLVPPKGGRKGDANLERIKIPRRYVSMLNADASRTYTMDETIELFKAVVSEGTEVTPALVASYLSLGAALNPMKDDLVFYNKYAEDYKKYLKAKDFSTEMLDPIPAKDGSFELWAYYHLGVPSFSMQLFSVPKVKEEEKKDDDSDDSEDKKKKEEKSEKKDELSEKDKALLAYSDAELDGAGFVAWTKVDHPDFDEVEVGGYAPYLETTPKADKIESLLATQLPWLLKLSTELPEFAIADKKVTDMGGGIYKLELYVANNGALPYPISMGQRNGQPAPVILTLDGDMELLEGKLRTPVGAIGANQVKKYTWLLKASKNKSITAGIESAVFTDVVEQIKIGG
- a CDS encoding M14 family metallopeptidase gives rise to the protein MIRKIFSLLAIFSLAVTVFAANEPKIEVPLRFDRYYDYDDVVKALEVLHEAYPEMTKLESIGESEEGLKIYALTINNKKTGAEHDKPGVWVDGNIHGNEIQAGEVCLYYANMLLTKYGKNEQITKAVDSNVHYIIPVVNVDGRNHFFKDAHTPSSSRSIRVPKDDDGDGLFDEDAPDDLDGDGSICQMRIKDPNGNYKPDPEDPRIMVRVKPGEKGEYTILGSEGIDNDGDGRFNEDAEGYLDPNRNWGFHWQPPYVQRGAGNFPFSGVGIKAVDEFAAKHPNIIVNFSFHNSGGMWLRVPADDKTSIPSTDIAAYDVIGKEAIKITPGYVYMPSYELYPTYGDSDGQMFYVHGSYTFVGELFMREDETYKEKSDKPSTSSSRTERNREQLKFNDNVVQGELYKEWKPYNHPVYGEIEIGGWVKMSSRLPHPFMLPDLVHRNASVVLLAANETPKVEMDVFEVKELDNNLKRIRVRLTNKNGLSTMTAQAVKDKLYTIDHLKVSGAKVIAGGKINDYRLDQVSYKEHKPEVQFFAIPGHSSAEYEFIVQGKGEVKLEYTSQKAGISSTSVTL